The proteins below are encoded in one region of Chelonia mydas isolate rCheMyd1 chromosome 11, rCheMyd1.pri.v2, whole genome shotgun sequence:
- the SLC40A1 gene encoding solute carrier family 40 member 1 isoform X1, with product MARAAEQTGGGGCCGSCVSYFTSAKFLLYLGHSLSTWGDRMWHFAVSVFLVELYGNSLLLTAVYGLVVAGSVLLLGAIIGDWVDKNSRLKVAQTSLVVQNASVILCGIILMIVFLFKTQLLTLYSGWLLTMCYILVITIANIANLASTATTITIQRDWIVVVAGEDRSKLADMNATVRRIDQLTNILAPMAVGQIMTFGSPVIGCGFISGWNLLSMCLEYLLLWKVYQKTPALALKATSKIEESELKQLNVQKDSELKPTEGVQLIEKDVTVFEPQQEKEISCSAWIAEPFITFRDGWVAYYNQPVFLAGLGLAFLYMTVLGFDCITTGYAYTQGLSGSVLSLLMGASAITGIMGTVAFTWLRRKCGLVRTGFISGIAQFACLVSCVISVFMPGSPLDLTVSPFADIRTRLLEGQPLPTAHPTDMSEISFTTGTHNWLNGSSSVNSDLEMSSDSVPLISVSLLFAGVITARVGLWSFDLTVTQLLQENVIESERGIINGVQNSMNYLLDLLHFIMVILAPNPEAFGLLVLISVSFVAMGHIMYFRFAQKALGNQLFACCGLKSKAVSNDSPPGNSSTV from the exons GGAGATCGGATGTGGCACTTTGCAGTATCTGTCTTTCTGGTTGAACTTTATGGAAACAGCCTACTCTTGACTGCTGTCTATGGACTGGTTGTGGCAGGATCAGTTCTCCTTTTGGGAGCCATTATCGGAGATTGGGTGGACAAGAACTCAAGGCTTAAAG TGGCTCAGACTTCCTTGGTTGTACAGAATGCATCTGTCATCCTGTGTGGTATCATCCTGATGATTGTCTTCTTGTTTAAGACCCAACTTTTGACCTTATACTCTGGATGGCTTCTT aCCATGTGCTATATCCTGGTTATCACAATAGCAAATATTGCAAATTTGGCCAGCACTGCCACAACAATCACAATTCAGAGAGACTGGATTGTTGTGGTTGCaggtgaagacagaagcaaattGGCAG ATATGAATGCTACAGTACGAAGAATTGATCAGCTGACCAATATCTTGGCCCCAATGGCAGTTGGCCAAATAATGACCTTTGGCTCACCAGTGATTGGCTGTGGCTTCATTTCTGGCTGGAACCTGTTGTCTATGTGTCTGGAATATCTGCTGCTCTGGAAAGTCTACCAGAAAACCCCTGCTCTGGCTCTCAAAGCTACTTCAAAAATTGAGGAGTCGGAGCTGAAACAACTGAATGTACAGAAAG ATAGCGAATTGAAGCCCACTGAAGGAGTCCAGTTAATTGAGAAAGATGTAACAGTCTTTGAGCCCCAGCAAGAGAAGGAAATCAGCTGTAGTGCCTGGATTGCTGAACCTTTCATCACATTTCGTGATGGATGGGTTGCATACTACAACCAACCTGTGTTTCTTGCAGGTCTGGGTCTTGCATTCCTCTATATGACTGTTCTGGGCTTTGATTGCATTACTACAGGTTATGCATACACTCAGGGTTTGAGTGGTTCTGTGCTAAGCCTTCTGATGGGGGCCTCGGCCATAACTGGAATCATGGGAACAGTAGCCTTTACCTGGCTCCGTCGCAAATGTGGCCTAGTTCGCACAGGCTTCATCTCTGGAATAGCCCAGTTTGCCTGCTTGGTCTCATGTGTGATTTCTGTGTTCATGCCTGGAAGTCCTTTGGATTTGACTGTTTCCCCATTTGCTGACATCCGTACCAGGTTATTGGAAGGACAACCATTGCCTACTGCACATCCAACTGATATGTCTGAAATATCCTTTACAACTGGAACGCACAACTGGTTAAACGGATCTAGCTCTGTTAACAGTGACCTAGAGATGAGTTCTGACTCTGTGCCTTTAATCTCTGTTAGTCTTCTGTTTGCAGGAGTTATTACTGCTAGAGTTG GCCTCTGGTCCTTTGATTTGACTGTCACACAGTTGCTCCAAGAAAACGTGATAGAGTCTGAAAGAGGCATTATAAATGGTGTCCAGAACTCCATGAATTACCTTCTTGATCTGCTGCATTTCATCATGGTCATCCTGGCCCCCAACCCTGAAGCTTTCGGCTTACTGGTGCTTATTTCTGTGTCCTTTGTTGCAATGGGTCACATAATGTACTTCCGATTTGCTCAAAAAGCCTTGGGGAATCAGCTCTTTGCTTGCTGTGGTCTTAAATCCAAAGCAGTCTCTAATGATTCACCACCTGGTAATTCATCCACTGTTTAG
- the SLC40A1 gene encoding solute carrier family 40 member 1 isoform X2, giving the protein MDWLWQDQFSFWEPLSEIGWTRTQGLKTMCYILVITIANIANLASTATTITIQRDWIVVVAGEDRSKLADMNATVRRIDQLTNILAPMAVGQIMTFGSPVIGCGFISGWNLLSMCLEYLLLWKVYQKTPALALKATSKIEESELKQLNVQKDSELKPTEGVQLIEKDVTVFEPQQEKEISCSAWIAEPFITFRDGWVAYYNQPVFLAGLGLAFLYMTVLGFDCITTGYAYTQGLSGSVLSLLMGASAITGIMGTVAFTWLRRKCGLVRTGFISGIAQFACLVSCVISVFMPGSPLDLTVSPFADIRTRLLEGQPLPTAHPTDMSEISFTTGTHNWLNGSSSVNSDLEMSSDSVPLISVSLLFAGVITARVGLWSFDLTVTQLLQENVIESERGIINGVQNSMNYLLDLLHFIMVILAPNPEAFGLLVLISVSFVAMGHIMYFRFAQKALGNQLFACCGLKSKAVSNDSPPGNSSTV; this is encoded by the exons ATGGACTGGTTGTGGCAGGATCAGTTCTCCTTTTGGGAGCCATTATCGGAGATTGGGTGGACAAGAACTCAAGGCTTAAAG aCCATGTGCTATATCCTGGTTATCACAATAGCAAATATTGCAAATTTGGCCAGCACTGCCACAACAATCACAATTCAGAGAGACTGGATTGTTGTGGTTGCaggtgaagacagaagcaaattGGCAG ATATGAATGCTACAGTACGAAGAATTGATCAGCTGACCAATATCTTGGCCCCAATGGCAGTTGGCCAAATAATGACCTTTGGCTCACCAGTGATTGGCTGTGGCTTCATTTCTGGCTGGAACCTGTTGTCTATGTGTCTGGAATATCTGCTGCTCTGGAAAGTCTACCAGAAAACCCCTGCTCTGGCTCTCAAAGCTACTTCAAAAATTGAGGAGTCGGAGCTGAAACAACTGAATGTACAGAAAG ATAGCGAATTGAAGCCCACTGAAGGAGTCCAGTTAATTGAGAAAGATGTAACAGTCTTTGAGCCCCAGCAAGAGAAGGAAATCAGCTGTAGTGCCTGGATTGCTGAACCTTTCATCACATTTCGTGATGGATGGGTTGCATACTACAACCAACCTGTGTTTCTTGCAGGTCTGGGTCTTGCATTCCTCTATATGACTGTTCTGGGCTTTGATTGCATTACTACAGGTTATGCATACACTCAGGGTTTGAGTGGTTCTGTGCTAAGCCTTCTGATGGGGGCCTCGGCCATAACTGGAATCATGGGAACAGTAGCCTTTACCTGGCTCCGTCGCAAATGTGGCCTAGTTCGCACAGGCTTCATCTCTGGAATAGCCCAGTTTGCCTGCTTGGTCTCATGTGTGATTTCTGTGTTCATGCCTGGAAGTCCTTTGGATTTGACTGTTTCCCCATTTGCTGACATCCGTACCAGGTTATTGGAAGGACAACCATTGCCTACTGCACATCCAACTGATATGTCTGAAATATCCTTTACAACTGGAACGCACAACTGGTTAAACGGATCTAGCTCTGTTAACAGTGACCTAGAGATGAGTTCTGACTCTGTGCCTTTAATCTCTGTTAGTCTTCTGTTTGCAGGAGTTATTACTGCTAGAGTTG GCCTCTGGTCCTTTGATTTGACTGTCACACAGTTGCTCCAAGAAAACGTGATAGAGTCTGAAAGAGGCATTATAAATGGTGTCCAGAACTCCATGAATTACCTTCTTGATCTGCTGCATTTCATCATGGTCATCCTGGCCCCCAACCCTGAAGCTTTCGGCTTACTGGTGCTTATTTCTGTGTCCTTTGTTGCAATGGGTCACATAATGTACTTCCGATTTGCTCAAAAAGCCTTGGGGAATCAGCTCTTTGCTTGCTGTGGTCTTAAATCCAAAGCAGTCTCTAATGATTCACCACCTGGTAATTCATCCACTGTTTAG